A single region of the Gorilla gorilla gorilla isolate KB3781 chromosome 1, NHGRI_mGorGor1-v2.1_pri, whole genome shotgun sequence genome encodes:
- the MAB21L3 gene encoding protein mab-21-like 3 isoform X1, translating to MKYLTVGDLEDCLLNKVDLRRQQISQAVEEVQKVVHHLTTNISNQDIRFQAVPYSDTYNENIKVLAPSQFLVTVPIKGLAGYREAREQHWRYYTLQGTRLPCPLRDPEGLQQWLEVEQFMKSLWQWHETDVNIDGDIVPAKVLLVFRKLVENAIRTCHLSGKVSLLGNRSAVWVAVETSAYQVELELVPTVEIPTTWSKKARWPRCLQRWPSQERVECIKSFGFNLLACSNYHWQLSFLRAEQVLLEQLDEDGGCRRKCFQVMRHLKEDIWCPGNRPVITSHHLQATLEEAELRRKLKSISYQNLITLTTDFITSQLRWMEIPFSDMNISGRIEWGHHGSPSPWLLANLYSPQGLTSILMAPKSPSGF from the exons ATGAAATACCTTACTGTGGGAGACTTAGAAGATTGCCTACTGAATAAG GTGGACTTGAGGCGCCAGCAGATTTCCCAGGCTGTGGAGGAGGTGCAGAAAGTCgttcatcatttgaccacaaacATCAGCAACCAAGACATTAGATTTCAAGCTGTGCCTTACTCTGACACGTACAATGAAAATATTAAG GTTTTGGCTCCCAGTCAGTTCCTCGTCACAGTCCCAATAAAAGGCCTGGCCGGGTACAGGGAGGCCAGGGAGCAGCACTGGCGGTACTACACCCTGCAGGGCACCAGGCTGCCCTGCCCGTTGCGGGACCCTGAGGGTCTGCAGCAGTGGCTGGAGGTGGAACAGTTTATGAAGAGCCTGTGGCAGTGGCATGAGACAGATGTGAACATCGACGGAGACATTGTGCCTGCCAAGGTCCTCCTAGTGTTCCGGAAGCTGGTGGAAAATGCAATTAGAACCTGCCACCTCTCAG GTAAGGTCAGCCTGCTAGGAAACCGCTCTGCAGTTTGGGTTGCTGTGGAAACATCTGCATATCAGGTGGAACTGGAGCTGGTCCCCACAGTGGAGATCCCCACCACCTGGTCCAAGAAAGCCCGGTGGCCTCGATGTCTGCAGCGCTGGCCTTCCCAAGAGAGAGTGGAGTGCATCAAG tCGTTTGGGTTTAACTTGTTGGCCTGTTCAAATTATCACTGGCAGCTGAGCTTCCTCCGTGCTGAGCAGGTGTTACTGGaacagctggatgaagatggggGCTGCCGTAGGAAGTGTTTTCAGGTCATGAGGCACCTGAAAGAGGACATCTGGTGCCCAGGGAACAGGCCGGTTATCACGTCCCACCATCTGCAG GCCACACTAGAAGAGGCAGAGCTGAGACGCAAACTCAAGTCTATCTCATATCAAAACCTCATAACCTTAACGACTGACTTCATTACCTCTCAATTAAGATGGATGGAAATACCATTCAGTGACATGAATATTTCAGGCAGGATTGAATGGGGCCACCATGGATCTCCCAGCCCATGGCTGCTTGCAAATCTGTACTCCCCACAAGGGCTGACTTCTATTCTGATGGCTCCTAAGTCACCTAGTGGATTTTAA
- the MAB21L3 gene encoding protein mab-21-like 3 isoform X2, with protein MKYLTVGDLEDCLLNKVDLRRQQISQAVEEVQKVVHHLTTNISNQDIRFQAVPYSDTYNENIKVLAPSQFLVTVPIKGLAGYREAREQHWRYYTLQGTRLPCPLRDPEGLQQWLEVEQFMKSLWQWHETDVNIDGDIVPAKVLLVFRKLVENAIRTCHLSGKVSLLGNRSAVWVAVETSAYQVELELVPTVEIPTTWSKKARWPRCLQRWPSQERVECIKSFGFNLLACSNYHWQLSFLRAEQVLLEQLDEDGGCRRKCFQVMRHLKEDIWCPGNRPVITSHHLQTVLFWTCEKYPHFKDWQVFSKAFLRLVRKLHKCVSQHFLKHYFVRNSNLFQCTNPTELDTVAQKLATFLKNPQIGPP; from the exons ATGAAATACCTTACTGTGGGAGACTTAGAAGATTGCCTACTGAATAAG GTGGACTTGAGGCGCCAGCAGATTTCCCAGGCTGTGGAGGAGGTGCAGAAAGTCgttcatcatttgaccacaaacATCAGCAACCAAGACATTAGATTTCAAGCTGTGCCTTACTCTGACACGTACAATGAAAATATTAAG GTTTTGGCTCCCAGTCAGTTCCTCGTCACAGTCCCAATAAAAGGCCTGGCCGGGTACAGGGAGGCCAGGGAGCAGCACTGGCGGTACTACACCCTGCAGGGCACCAGGCTGCCCTGCCCGTTGCGGGACCCTGAGGGTCTGCAGCAGTGGCTGGAGGTGGAACAGTTTATGAAGAGCCTGTGGCAGTGGCATGAGACAGATGTGAACATCGACGGAGACATTGTGCCTGCCAAGGTCCTCCTAGTGTTCCGGAAGCTGGTGGAAAATGCAATTAGAACCTGCCACCTCTCAG GTAAGGTCAGCCTGCTAGGAAACCGCTCTGCAGTTTGGGTTGCTGTGGAAACATCTGCATATCAGGTGGAACTGGAGCTGGTCCCCACAGTGGAGATCCCCACCACCTGGTCCAAGAAAGCCCGGTGGCCTCGATGTCTGCAGCGCTGGCCTTCCCAAGAGAGAGTGGAGTGCATCAAG tCGTTTGGGTTTAACTTGTTGGCCTGTTCAAATTATCACTGGCAGCTGAGCTTCCTCCGTGCTGAGCAGGTGTTACTGGaacagctggatgaagatggggGCTGCCGTAGGAAGTGTTTTCAGGTCATGAGGCACCTGAAAGAGGACATCTGGTGCCCAGGGAACAGGCCGGTTATCACGTCCCACCATCTGCAG ACTGTGCTCTTTTGGACCTGCGAGAAATATCCCCACTTTAAAGACTGGCAGGTCTTCAGCAAAGCATTTCTGCGCCTGGTGAGGAAACTGCACAAGTGCGTGAGCCAGCACTTCCTGAAACACTATTTCGTCCGGAACAGCAACCTCTTTCAGTGCACCAACCCGACTGAACTGGACACTGTGGCCCAAAAGCTGGCCACCTTCCTGAAGAACCCCCAGATCGGCCCGCCCTGA